DNA from Geobacter sulfurreducens PCA:
AAAAGGGAAAAAAGACCCGGCCCCCCTGGAGGGGGTAAATGGGGAGCCGGGGAATGAAAGCAGAGACCGGAACTGTTCCGGCGTGCCGGCCGCGACCAGCGAACGGCACGCCGGAAAATGCTGCTAGTCGACGGACTTCCTCAGGAAGGTCGGGATGTCGTACTGGTCCTCGTCGTCGATGAAGAACGCCTTCTGCCGCGAAAGCGAGGACTCGCGGGTCTGCTGGTTGCGGACAAAAGTCGGGATGTCGCGGTTCACCTCGGCCTTGCCGAAGGGGGTGACGTTCTTCAGCTCCTGGCGGGCCTTCTCCATGTCGAAGCGGTCGCCGAAGCCGGTGGCAATAGCCGTCACCTTGAGCTGGTCACCCAGGGTTTCGTCGATGCTGACGCCGATGATGATGTTGGCGTCCTCGTGGACCTTCTCGTGGATGGACCGGTTCACCGCCTCGAACTCGTCCATGGTCATGGAGGAGGAACCGGCGATGTTCACCAGGACACCCTTGGCGCCGGAGATGTCCACCTCTTCCAGCAGCGGGCTGGAGATGGCGCGCAGGGCGGCTTCCACGGCCCGATTCTCGCCGGAGGCGATGCCGATACCCATCATGGCCATGCCGCGCTCGCTCATGATCGCCTTCACGTCGGCAAAGTCCACGTTGATGAAGCCGCTGGTGGTAATGAGGTCCGAAATCCCCTGGACCGCCTGGCGGAGCACGTCGTCAGCCGGCTTGAAGGCATCGATGATCGACATGGACTTACCGGCGAGGCCAATGAGCCGGTCATTGGGGATAACGATGAGCGAATCCACGTGTTTTTTGAGTTCGCGAATACCTTCGTCGGCCTTGGAAAGGCGCTGCTTGCCCTCGCGGGAGAAGGGTTTGGTAACCACGCCCACGGTGAGGGCGCCCACTTCCTTGGCCACCTCGGCAATGACCGGAGCCGCGCCGGTACCGGTGCCGCCCCCCATACCGGCGGCCACGAAGATCATGTCCGCGCCCTTGAGGAGTTCCGCCACCTGCTCCCGGTCTTCCAGAGCGGCCTCGCGCCCCTTGGAGGGATCGGCGCCCGCCCCAAGCCCCTTGGTGAGTTGCCGCCCGATCTGGATTTTGGTGGGTGCCTTGGAGATGCGCAGGGCCTGCACATCGGTATTGGCCACGAGGAAGTCAACCCCTCCTACTTGGCTGTCAATCATGGTGTTAACTGCGTTTCCTCCGCTGCCGCCTACGCCGACTACCTTGATCT
Protein-coding regions in this window:
- the ftsZ gene encoding cell division protein FtsZ, whose amino-acid sequence is MFEFDESIDQCAKIKVVGVGGSGGNAVNTMIDSQVGGVDFLVANTDVQALRISKAPTKIQIGRQLTKGLGAGADPSKGREAALEDREQVAELLKGADMIFVAAGMGGGTGTGAAPVIAEVAKEVGALTVGVVTKPFSREGKQRLSKADEGIRELKKHVDSLIVIPNDRLIGLAGKSMSIIDAFKPADDVLRQAVQGISDLITTSGFINVDFADVKAIMSERGMAMMGIGIASGENRAVEAALRAISSPLLEEVDISGAKGVLVNIAGSSSMTMDEFEAVNRSIHEKVHEDANIIIGVSIDETLGDQLKVTAIATGFGDRFDMEKARQELKNVTPFGKAEVNRDIPTFVRNQQTRESSLSRQKAFFIDDEDQYDIPTFLRKSVD